The following DNA comes from Vairimorpha necatrix chromosome 5, complete sequence.
CATAGGAAACAGAAAGTATATGTCCCGAAATTAATTAACAAAGGATTTTGTGATATAGAAACACACAAAATTAATGTAAAAGAATTCTTTACAAATTcgtattttaattttataaattcgaAAATACAGAAAAATCAGAATTATAAAGTGACAATCACAATATTACCAGggaaattttatatttgtgatgtaccaaataaatttataaacaaattgaCGACGATAGAAAAACTATCGTCGTctttacaattttatagacctttaaataatgagaatacttttaaaagttatttctttaataataacgaattatttaaagaaaatagaGACGAGTAtatgaagaaaaagaatataaatttcaagactaaagtaatattttatacattCTCAAtgatgtataaaaatataagatatcaaatatattataaaaagaaaaatgataaattaaaaataaaactaataaCAAAAGGTAGGAGTGTGTACGGGAAActgtatataataaatgataCAGAAGAAATAGGCAAAGATACTTCATTTGAACTTATGtatgaagaaataataaaaaaacgaaattaTGAGAATATGAACGAAGAAGAACTAGAAATGTTTAAAGAAGACGTGTTTACTGAGAAAagagaatattttaaaatatcaaagaGACTGAAAGATTGTCATAATCTTAGAATTGAAATTGATACGAAATTACAAACAgaagaaaaagatataGAACTAATAAATAGAGAAGTTTATCAAAATAGAGgagaaagaaataaattagaGAAAATACAGGAGAGATTGGTGGTATCGAGTACAGCTGAAAATGAGAAAAGTGGAGTGAGAAATGTAAgcgaatttataaagatattTGAGAAAGCATGGgggatatttaaaaaatattatgtttgatttaaaaaaaaatatttatattggaAGACACGTCATCctaaataaacaaaattacagtaaaaaaataaacatctAATTTATAACGTTTTCATAATTTGGTCTCTTTTAGAGTTCTTTGGGGAATATCTGAGTATGTGTCATATCATTTGAGttcttgtatttttttgtatgttttttatttatagccgaaaatttttaaagatgcaaaaaatatagtataatataaacatatagtataatataaactgcttaaatcaataaaaaattaaattacctttgaaaatttgataaataatgtaaaaaaattaaattactttttaaaatttgataaataatgtaaaaaaatctgCTTATTTAAACGAGAATATATCTatataaaagtaaatataACTAGCATTaagttcaaaaaaaaataaaaaaactaatatttaaagtCTAGGGCGCTCAATGTGTGTGTCAAGAAACATACAAAAAAGTTTGTACAGTTAAATATGTGTCAAAggttatatattttaatgatGGAAAgccatataaaaaactaaatagatacaaaaaaatattataccaTATATTTGTAACATACTAAAATTGTCAATAAGCAAAAATCTTACcttgtaaaaaaacaaaaaaaatttttttttgctcttaaaatattataactCGGTAAATATATGGATTAATTCTTATTTTGATATCTCTGTACTCAAAAACAAAGCTGTGGTGTTTCCACCAGGGAGATGGCCATAATGTAAATAGCATTCAAGAATGCTTCTCCCTGCACCTAAATTAGTTTTAGTAAAAtggtttttattaatgctATTCCCATGTGGGTAATTAGCTGTCCTCTTGTGAGGGGGTAGGTATCTTTGTGTCCTCCCGTAGTTATTCATATTCTCTTGATTGttcatcttttttgtgtggggtaaaataaagagaaaatatttatagtaaaatattttctagaatATTCGTTTGGAgggaatataaaataaaaataagtaatGTGGTAAATAATACCACATACTACCTCCTCCACAGAGTCAACAATGTAGAATGGGCGTTCCTCCGTAATCGCCAAATGATTCTTtccataattttttagtattgaTTGGGCTTGATATTTGTGACCTCAAATCTAGGTTCGTGTTcaactttttatattttagctCCTCAGATTCGCGGTTTACTCTATATCTACTTCTACCCAATAGCATCTGCTGCAATCTATTTTTGTGGCAATGTTTTCTAACAGCCTTACGATTAAGCATATTCTTATTCTCATAATTATAGTAAAGTGGGGATAAAGATATTTCTTGTTGATGGCattcattaattttatcaggtggtttatttatttctttaatactccccttattttttcttgaatATACACCTTCTAATGGTAGTGTATTCCCTGTCTTTCTCACACAATTATGTATAGTAGTTAAGACCTTGGATGGGACCGTGtctacttttttatttatactctttttaatttgtctctctgtaatatttattttgttatttaaaTGTTTCTCTTGATCGATgatttcattttcttttggTATTAGTAAGCaatacattttttcattCTTTTCAACTAACTCTGTGTTAGGAACTTTATTAATCATTAAGGACTttctttcattttttatttctttatcttTAGTTTCTAGCTTTTTGGTGTAGCAGTCTCGTGTATTATGAGACCTTGATCGGTGTACGGAGCAccatttattattattcatGGGGGTATTTGATACTTCCcgattattattataatttctcGTAAGATCAACGGGTCTTATATTCATGTTAGCTAGTGTTCCCTGcaagataatattttcttccaACCCTTGCAGATATCTAACTAATTCAACTGTCGGACAGTTGTCTAATCgttgtttataaatttcaattgCAGTAAAACTGCTCAATCCTCTATTAAATGCTTCATATAATCTGTTTTCAGACTCTTTCTTGCTCAAGGCATTCATAATACCataaatttcaattataCTCGCCACTTCATTATAATAGTCGACTATATACTTATATTGAACCTGTTTTACGGTTTCCAACTTTATCAGTAATAACCTGGCATCGCTTTTAGGATAAATTTCTTCAATTATCTCTTCTCTCAGTTTCCTATAGCTGTTTCTTGTTAAGCTATCTTCAATTCTATCATCGTCAATTAAAGAATGGTAAATTATACCCATCTGTTCATCCGTCCATTCATTGGCAGTAGCCAATGCTTCAAATTTCTCcatatgttttaaattacaatCTCTTTTAAtgtctttaattttatagattttttcttGGATGGTAATTGGAGTTCCAATTACTTTTTTCTCAAAGGTTACACTTTCCTTTGGAACATTAACTTCACTCAATAGTACttggttttttttctttattgtaAGTGAATCTCTAACACTTAATGAATTCATTGTGGTGTTTCCACCAGGGAGATGGCCATAATGTAAATAGCATTCAAGAATGCTTCTCCCTGCACCTAAATTAGTTTTAGTAAAAtggtttttattaatgctATTCCCATGTGGGTAATTAGCTGTCCTCTTGTGAGGGGGTAGGTATCTTTGTGTCCTCCCGTAGTTATTCATATTCTCTTGATTGttcatcttttttgtgtggggtaaaataaagagaaaatatttatagtaaaatattttctagaatATTCGTTTGGAgggaatataaaataaaaataagtaatGTGGTAAATAATACCACAAAAGCCCTttactaatttttattatgttatGTCTAGTCAATAGAATATTATACACgtgtatatttttaaaataaaatcgaTCTTATAagttataatatataaataaaaagaaagaaatgtttttttttcagtgTAATTATCaattcatttaaaaaacaactcTATAATGTACTAATAAATCTCATGCATGTAAACTTAAGAAATGGCAAAGTTGTatgtaatatattattttggCAAAGATgtactaaaattttatatagtaattataagaataaattttatttaaaatcgaTTCATTGCAAAGTTCTAACAACAAAAATGATCTTAAACACTACTTAGAAATaactattattatttttacaaaaatcatgatattgattttatttgaatctaaaatttttttagacaCTAAACTATGTCCTCTTCGAGTATATCTCAGAGAGATACACATAGTATAGAAATCATGCACTTTCTGTTTAGTTTTAATGTATTAAAAAGTGAAAAGCTTTACAACCGAGGCTATGCCGCTTTTATCTGCAATTTCTGTATATTAAACCACATATAGTGCCATATTATAGCGTATGAAAAAATCTGAACATGAATTGACACATTATTCCCGCCCATTTGTGTGAATCgaatttatttgttctCATACACTGCAATGAGATGCAGattctatttatatttgagctattatatattataacgcaaaaaatataaataccagacttaataattaatatttattcttaCGATTAAAGTTTCacgttatatttttttatcatgtTTATATGAAAGATTTCatagattttaaatatttttatcgcGTAAGACgggaaaaaatttatttttcacaTATTTCAATTACAAtatctattttttctattgaacaattatattttaatcaaTTTACAAAACATCTAGATAATACTGAATAGTGCAAGCAAATTTGATAAACATATTATGCatagaattttaaattagaGATTCggaatttgttttaatcGTTATattaatcaaaataaaaatgtagaatatcattttttatagaatatatttatgacctaaattttaatcaaaaattattattttccgatggcatatttttaatcaaaaaaaaactagtTTGGATTTCATATGGGATGAGATAATTtagattatttatttagtcTGTTTGAAGCTCACAATACACAATTTTCGTAgttcttttgttttttaacgTTTTTGTTTTGGAATTTAAGGTGTCACAATATAATCTCCTTTTGTAAAACTCAATGTTCGACTTTTAGTATTTTGATTACTAAGCTATACGTCCTTTAAtgtaataataaacaaatattaaatacgaaaaaaatttgttatataaaaaagccATAAATATGGTTCTAACTAACGAATCTAAACAAATACGTGTCCTTGGCTAATAATCtcctttttataaattttctactgctatataaaaattttatttttttctacccatatgattttttttaaattattttttgtaaaagattttgtaaaaggagcaaacattttttacaacGAACTTAGCTCTGTTATTAATAAACAAGCAGAAAACGGAGACTTCATTCAAATAAACAATGAATTTGAATATTTGGTGatatatttcaattttgATACATTGAATAACGAAATAAATGCAAAGTTAAGAATAGAAACTTTTCCTTGGAAAATAAATCCAGTAATAGAGTTTATAAAGATTTCCATAGCTGACAAATCTATTGAAATAATCGTAACCGAGTTTGaagataaattaataaatgagCTTCAAGAAATAAATCCAGATCGTATTATATTAAtctataaacaaaaatattgtgAATACAGCGATAAGTACaaagatattataaaacaatttaaaaatattaatgacgcaagaaaaaaacttaatatATATCACGATATTACATATGAATACATTACTCATGAATATGGTTTATGGATAACGGCGATTTATGAGCTAAGCTATGAATtggaaaaatataaagatcaTTTAAGAACTCACAAAATACCAATCTACAGATATTACAACAATGATTTgacatttttatgttttagtATTCAGTTATGTAATATTTACTACCTATTTGAAATCAATATTAAAGATCtgaatgaaaaaatatttcttgaATCTACGGAATTTAAGTCTTCACATACAAATGAAACAGATTTAGAAattagtaaatattttcatgaATTGTATAAGTATGTGAATATTGATGAGTTAAATACATACTGCGAAACTTTATCtacatttaataaattcgataaatttaaattgaCTGACACAGGATTCGagttaaaaatagaagacGATAAATTGTGTTTCATACAAAATTCTGTAAGATATTACTATCTTTTACAAAATGGATGTAGTTTAAATGAGAAATGTTTTGAAGAATTTagagaaattaataataagattattaaaatttttaattgtctGAAATACGCAAAATGTGTAGAAACATGTTTTCAATTATTAGATAGTAACAACAAAGTAGAGTTCTTATAATAGAATCATGAATAGGCCGGATACtgctttaaatataattttttcacaCTTATTACTAGaccaaaaattaatagaaaaaaatgaactaaataaaattataaaagataaaaaaacaataagaaaattattaaaaagattGTCAAACCATAGATTTTTATCAACTACTTttgctttaaaaatttgtatatttttagagGCAGAAAGatatataaatgaaattgaCGTATATGataaatcaatatttgGTACTTTGAAGAAAATAGGAAAACTTTTTCaatcaaaatataataataaaatatcatgTAATAATGAAAGTGTtgatcttttaaaaatatatcaagaatttttagtacatcatttaaaagatgtaaaaaattttaagaacaATGTATGGACTTGTATCTTTGGATTAACTGGATTATTCACAGGattagataaaaatatttatgctATTGATGGTgatctattttattttacaaaagaTTATGTCTTACCATATTTAGAAATCAATGAAAATGAAGTCAATAAAAACGCTGAAATAGTGCGGAACAAGCTGGTAAAAAGGTCTCaagaagatataaaagaggaaaatataagatatttaaattctataaaatacGTTTTAGACGTAGTAAATGaggaaaaattaaacataaattacataaaaaagattctCAAAAAGATAGATGTAACAAGATATAATGAATATTTGAAtgagataaaaaatgaagtaaTGAATAAAGCGATAAACACATATGAAGAAATGataaatgatatatttttaaatgaatatCAAGCAAAAGGCTTGaaagaaatagaaaatatatttaattacaatgaaataataaaagaactACTAAAAACTATAGCTTTTTTAGAtgaaaatatgataaaagaGTATAAAAACGagatacaaaaaaaatttacacgACAATTAAGAGTTtatagaaaagaaaatataaaagtttactgtaaaaataatttgacGAAAGTTATAGTAGAATTATTTGAGAGTGAGTTTGAGGAtgacataaaaataaagaaggAAAAAAAGCAAAAGTTTATGAAAATGAAGGAAGTATTAGGAGGAAAGGATATTTTGGacattttaaacaaaacaGGAATAAACCTACACAAAGAActaattcaaaaattagaagaaaagaaaaataataaataaatttatttgcaCAAGTTAGCGTGTAAcgaaataatatatttttatataaatttgcaatgttatataagaaaaatttcaatCTTAAGTTTTCTATAGacaatgaaaaaaaaaacaaaatttttccatttttacattacaatttttatataaaagttataaataacataaaaattctttcgagaatcattttataactttttttagatCGTATTGGTAGATTTACGTTTCATTTGATGCTTTTATTGGTCTCAATTACGGGCGTTAACTTTGTTATGTAGCTTACCAGACTCATTTATGACAATTTAAGAGCtcattttcataaaaaaatttaatggCCCTTTAGGTCTCTTCTTATTTGATTTACTGCCTCTTTTATGCTTAAGAAGAGTCGTTTTATAATCATTTATTCTATTTATTTGGCTTTGGTCGTGTTCTGACCTCTTGAGCATATGAGAATTACaacttttaaattaatttagtTAATTAAGTatgtttgtaaaaaaacatgtttcaaatatttaaaaatcattttcgTATGTTATCATGTCAGTTATAGCATTTCtgttgattttttttacatgttgagcttatgtttatttttgtctATTTACTTTGCTGTTTAGTTCTTCGTGTTTCTACCTAACATGCTTGttgttttgtaaataatacacaataaattttaataattattttttaagttaattttttctttcccCTCTTATGGAATTAACTCTTCTCAAAAATCAAGAATATCGTGTAGAAATAAATGACACTCAAAAGttcaaatttatgattCTATCTGGTTCAGCAGAAATTAAAGGCCAAGAACttattaatgaaaaatggtacacaataaaaaacactaaaacatttattttctctTATACAGGCTGTAAACTCAAAATTGATGGCTCTTGTGatttacaatttatttctaatattacAAATGTCCCagaaatagtaaaaatttttaattttattttaaaaaataatgaaaaaactTTCTTAATCGTTGGTAAAGGAAGGACTACATTTTGTActacaataataaattattttataaggttacacaaaaaaattttatttacagAAGTAGACCTAAAAAAAGGGAATATTTTCCCAGGTAGTCTTAGTACAATACATTTAGATACTTTAGTGGATTTTAATGAACATTTTAAGTTATCAAATGtcttatctttttattatggaaatttagaaataaaaaattttgatttgtACTGGACACAAATTTCTAGACTCAAAGAAGCGATAGATAAGAAAAATGTGGAAGATgttcatttaattttagcTCCTAATGagtcaaataaatattatcaagaattaataaaaaaatttaaaattgataGGTTAATTTGTATAGGAGatgaaagaaaatataatcaaataGAAATACCAATTTCTAAGACTTTTATACCTCTTAGTGGGTATATTGAGGAGAATACGGTAGAAAAAAGTATTTCTAGATATTTTAATGGTCCTAATAATGAATTTACACCTTTTTCATTTAGtgtaaaaagaaaatggaATGTTCTCCGTATAGGCGAAGAGTGTCTCGCGCCGGAAAGCGCCTTGCCACTTGGAAGTACAAGAAAATTGAATACACTAGAAATTAATGaagttttattagaaaataataatattttaggaATTTCTGAAGCTAAAAACCAAGAGGATGTTTTATTGGCACCAGTTTTAGGGTATTGTGTTATAACTAACAAGGACACTTTCAAGATTCTGTGTCCTCAGGCCAAATTGCCCAAGTGTagtaattttatacaaggagatattaaatttatggatttataaataaattcttaacaaaaacttttttttgaaaattttttacacatttaattcttattttaaaaattttacgcctaaaaaaaattttaaatttaatgatagttaattttataatttaaattgtaataatttaaaaacaattaatacatgtgtttttataaaataaatctttttaatattttttataagaatgCTAATTCTTTTCTGCACAAAGGACAAtttgtctttttatatCCATAAAACCATTTCTGTATACATTTCGTATGGAACTTGTGACTACAGTGAAAACATTCAAACTCAGGGAAGCTTCCATCTTGtaaatgtaatataaaatagCAAATATAACATTCCTGGACTCCTTTGCTTTTCTGGTCTACATTATTTCTCCATATTTTAAGTAATTCTACAAAATTACTAGTTCGACTTAGAAGCTTAGAAATCTTCAGATTTAAAAGACTGTTTTTTTCCACGTTAGTGGTAAAATCGGGACTTACCAGGGGATACGAAGGCGGGAAGAATATTTCGCAGTCAAAATCATTTTCTTCTACTTGATATTTGAAGTTAATTCTGATACCAgaactttttataattttactacattttatattttcgtctatattatttgtttcttctaaaattaaatctctaatgttttttatgagTAAATTTTCCTTTGTAGTTGCGTTTTTAATATCCGCGTTCGTTGGCTTggaatattttctataaagaGCAGGAAAAAggaaaattaattttttctggTATTTTGGATAAGAAGAATTAAGCAAATAAGTAAAACTTAGAGACTGAGATTTcgtcaatattttttctataaaaaatatcaaattcaGGTTTCTTATTTTCATAAGTGTCtcgataaaaatatttggaaATTGAGATGACTCATGGGGCAAGTCAcgaattaaataattagatCGATCTTCTGTTTCTGTGCCCTCGGTGAGCACTAGGAATTTATAGGTTTCTTCTAAAGATTCGGCGTATTTTTTACACATTAAATCTAAAACTGGCTCgtaaatattaaatctcTTTTCAGAATTTTCCAGATTTATGTcttctaaaatatattcagGGAAATCTCGCTTCTCAAAATTgtcttttaaataatctACGAATATTTCTAGAGATTCGTCTGACAAATACGAAGTCGTGGGGACTTCGACGATCAGGCCTCTTAGAATTTGCTGGTCGATTATTTTTGGATTCTTTGAATTTATAACATGCCCGTCATTTTGGCCTTTTATTTCGTCTATTTCTCCTTCTATTAATTTCTCTATGTCTTTATTTCTAGAAAAAGGCTCTTCTACGTTTATTCCTAAGTCTCTGTAAACTTTGTATAGGAAAAagttattaatttttagatttagcTTGGTTTCAcatctatttttattatttgtttcttctttaatatttaatatgacATTACATaatctataaattataaagtcAAAATCATTTACAAGATTTTCTCTATAAAATTTCCttataaattgtatttctaaattttggctcttttttaattctacattttcataaaaatattctatgTCTGTAAAATACGAGTCATTATATT
Coding sequences within:
- a CDS encoding polyribonucleotide 5'-hydroxyl-kinase (CLP1) — translated: MELTLLKNQEYRVEINDTQKFKFMILSGSAEIKGQELINEKWYTIKNTKTFIFSYTGCKLKIDGSCDLQFISNITNVPEIVKIFNFILKNNEKTFLIVGKGRTTFCTTIINYFIRLHKKILFTEVDLKKGNIFPGSLSTIHLDTLVDFNEHFKLSNVLSFYYGNLEIKNFDLYWTQISRLKEAIDKKNVEDVHLILAPNESNKYYQELIKKFKIDRLICIGDERKYNQIEIPISKTFIPLSGYIEENTVEKSISRYFNGPNNEFTPFSFSVKRKWNVLRIGEECLAPESALPLGSTRKLNTLEINEVLLENNNILGISEAKNQEDVLLAPVLGYCVITNKDTFKILCPQAKLPKCSNFIQGDIKFMDL